In the genome of Candidatus Ruthia magnifica str. Cm (Calyptogena magnifica), one region contains:
- a CDS encoding peroxiredoxin encodes MNKVQPITCTATSDLEINIPDTQGRHIVLYFYPKDATPGCTTEGQDFRDNHQAFADANTVIYGVSKDDLTKHEKFKAKQNFPFELITDVGGTLCELFNVWQLKKFMGSEYMGIVRSTFLIDANGNILKHWNKVKVKGHAEEVLAYLQAL; translated from the coding sequence ATGAATAAAGTTCAACCAATTACCTGTACTGCTACAAGCGATTTAGAAATAAATATTCCTGATACTCAAGGACGTCATATCGTCTTGTATTTTTATCCCAAAGACGCCACCCCAGGGTGCACCACTGAAGGACAGGATTTTAGAGACAATCATCAAGCCTTTGCAGATGCCAATACGGTGATTTATGGTGTTTCAAAAGATGATTTAACCAAGCATGAAAAATTTAAAGCCAAACAAAATTTCCCTTTTGAACTGATTACTGATGTTGGTGGCACTTTGTGTGAATTGTTTAATGTTTGGCAGTTAAAAAAGTTTATGGGGAGTGAATATATGGGTATTGTAAGATCAACTTTCTTGATTGATGCCAATGGCAATATTCTTAAACATTGGAATAAGGTTAAGGTTAAAGGTCATGCTGAGGAAGTTTTAGCTTATTTACAAGCATTATGA
- the lepA gene encoding translation elongation factor 4, which translates to MKNIRNFSIIAHIDHGKSTIADRFIQFCGGLSDREMSAQVLDSMDIEKERGITIKSQSVTLDYQARNNETYQLNFIDTPGHVDFSYEVSRSLSACEGALLIVDASQGVEAQTIANCYTALDQGLEVVPVLNKIDLPAADPDRVVDEIEDVIGVEAHDAVYASAKSGMGIEDILEQIVEKIPAPKGNIDSPIKALIIDSWFDNYLGVVSLIRVIDGEIRTKTKIKIFSNGKEHLVDEVGVFRPKRKKTNSLKAGEVGFLIASIKNIDGAPVGDTITGAKNSASKPLEGFKPVQPRVFSGIFPISGEDYEKFRDALAKLRLNDAALQYEPENSDALGFGFRIGFLGLLHMEIVQERLEREYNLNLITTAPTVIYEILDTKGVIYRIDSPSKIPINQSIAEFREPIITANILVTDEYVGVIISLCVEKRGVQKNITYMGGQVSLVYELPLNEVVFDFFDRLKSISRGFASMDYRFERYQKSDLIRLDIMINQEPVDVLALIIHRNDSVHKGRELVEKMKKLIPRQMFDVTIQACIGSKIISRSNVKALRKNVTAKCYGGDISRKRKLLDKQKKGKKRMRSVGKVNIPQEVFLAVLHID; encoded by the coding sequence ATGAAAAACATTCGTAATTTTTCAATTATTGCTCATATTGATCACGGTAAATCAACTATTGCTGATCGCTTTATTCAATTTTGTGGTGGTTTGAGCGATCGGGAAATGTCAGCACAAGTACTGGACTCTATGGACATTGAAAAAGAACGTGGTATTACGATTAAATCTCAAAGTGTTACGCTTGATTATCAGGCTAGAAATAATGAAACTTATCAGCTGAATTTTATTGATACACCTGGTCATGTGGATTTTTCTTATGAAGTATCTCGCTCACTTTCTGCTTGTGAAGGTGCACTACTTATTGTTGATGCATCGCAAGGGGTTGAGGCGCAAACGATTGCAAATTGCTATACTGCACTAGATCAAGGGCTAGAAGTAGTACCTGTACTTAATAAGATTGACTTGCCAGCAGCAGACCCTGATCGTGTGGTGGATGAAATTGAAGATGTAATTGGTGTTGAGGCGCATGATGCGGTTTATGCTAGTGCTAAATCAGGCATGGGTATTGAGGATATTTTAGAACAAATTGTAGAAAAAATACCCGCCCCAAAAGGTAATATTGACTCACCCATTAAAGCTTTAATCATTGATTCTTGGTTTGATAATTACTTAGGTGTAGTGTCTTTAATTCGTGTGATTGATGGTGAAATTAGAACCAAAACAAAAATTAAGATTTTTTCAAATGGTAAAGAACATTTAGTAGATGAAGTGGGTGTGTTCAGACCTAAGCGTAAAAAAACAAACAGTTTAAAAGCAGGAGAGGTTGGGTTTTTAATTGCCAGTATTAAAAATATTGATGGTGCACCAGTGGGTGATACTATTACAGGTGCTAAAAATTCTGCATCAAAACCTTTGGAAGGTTTTAAACCAGTACAACCTCGTGTATTTTCAGGTATTTTCCCCATTTCTGGCGAAGATTATGAGAAGTTTCGTGATGCATTGGCAAAACTTCGCCTAAACGATGCAGCGTTACAATATGAGCCTGAAAATTCAGATGCACTGGGCTTTGGTTTTCGCATTGGATTTTTAGGTTTACTACACATGGAAATTGTTCAAGAACGTTTGGAGCGCGAATACAATCTTAATTTAATTACCACTGCACCGACTGTTATTTATGAAATTCTTGACACTAAAGGGGTTATTTATAGAATAGATAGCCCCTCAAAAATACCAATCAATCAAAGTATTGCTGAATTTAGAGAGCCAATTATTACTGCAAATATCTTAGTGACTGACGAATACGTAGGTGTGATAATTAGTTTGTGTGTAGAAAAACGTGGTGTACAAAAAAATATTACTTATATGGGTGGGCAAGTGTCCCTTGTTTATGAATTGCCACTTAATGAAGTTGTGTTTGATTTTTTTGACCGATTAAAATCTATATCACGTGGTTTTGCTTCCATGGATTACCGTTTTGAGCGTTATCAAAAATCTGATTTAATTCGTTTAGACATCATGATTAATCAAGAGCCAGTAGATGTGTTAGCACTTATTATTCATCGAAATGATTCTGTACATAAAGGACGAGAGTTGGTTGAAAAGATGAAAAAGCTCATTCCGAGGCAAATGTTTGATGTTACTATTCAAGCCTGTATTGGTTCTAAGATTATCTCACGCTCAAATGTAAAAGCACTCAGAAAAAATGTGACTGCTAAATGCTATGGTGGTGACATTTCGCGTAAGCGAAAGCTACTTGATAAACAAAAGAAAGGCAAAAAACGTATGCGTAGTGTGGGTAAGGTAAACATTCCTCAAGAGGTATTTCTAGCTGTTTTACATATTGACTAA